Proteins from a single region of Streptomyces vinaceus:
- a CDS encoding DUF6099 family protein, producing MDAVRLIAAGRHALAQSGAAMDIVGEAWQAQALAQGIGSWLAVTGPPELRSEARGLGEAGGRGCGVLDRAALRGEGSAPDYPPRAAQLTKVADVRQALLGLQALFGEVGIALVGVACATDDEGLYWQCIESIDAADESSDRVRAVLRRLTVRERGSASGVA from the coding sequence ATGGATGCGGTACGGCTCATCGCGGCCGGCCGGCACGCGCTGGCACAGAGCGGGGCGGCGATGGACATCGTGGGCGAGGCCTGGCAGGCCCAGGCGCTCGCGCAGGGGATCGGGAGCTGGCTGGCGGTCACGGGGCCGCCGGAGCTGAGATCGGAGGCACGGGGACTGGGGGAAGCGGGGGGCAGAGGCTGCGGGGTGCTCGACAGAGCGGCCCTGCGGGGAGAGGGCAGCGCGCCCGACTACCCGCCGAGAGCGGCGCAGCTGACCAAGGTGGCGGATGTCCGCCAGGCTCTGCTCGGGCTGCAGGCGCTGTTCGGCGAAGTGGGGATAGCCCTGGTCGGGGTGGCCTGCGCGACGGACGACGAAGGCCTGTACTGGCAGTGCATAGAGTCCATAGACGCGGCCGACGAATCGAGCGACCGGGTCCGGGCCGTCCTGCGCCGGCTGACGGTGCGTGAACGGGGGTCCGCCTCCGGCGTGGCCTGA
- a CDS encoding nucleotide pyrophosphohydrolase — protein sequence MSDEQDVQHGQEPAHRTERLHRLQRRLAEFAAARGWEPYHTPKNLASALSVEASELVEIFQWLTPEESAKVMERPETAHRVADEVADVLAYLLQFCEVLGVDVMDALAAKIERNELRFPVTGPPTSNCHSSE from the coding sequence ATGAGCGATGAGCAGGACGTACAGCACGGGCAGGAGCCGGCGCACCGGACCGAGCGGTTGCACCGACTCCAGCGGAGACTGGCCGAGTTCGCGGCCGCGCGCGGCTGGGAGCCGTACCACACGCCCAAGAACCTGGCCTCGGCGCTGAGCGTGGAAGCGTCCGAACTGGTCGAAATCTTCCAGTGGCTGACCCCGGAGGAGTCGGCGAAGGTCATGGAGAGGCCGGAAACCGCACACCGCGTGGCCGACGAGGTGGCCGACGTGCTGGCGTATCTGCTGCAATTCTGTGAGGTCCTCGGGGTGGACGTGATGGATGCGCTCGCCGCGAAGATCGAGAGGAACGAGCTCCGCTTCCCGGTGACGGGGCCTCCGACATCGAATTGTCACTCTTCGGAGTGA
- a CDS encoding ATP-binding protein, with amino-acid sequence MDVILDSDAQADPAPARLSAAVADGAPAAAAAVHQRPVVTELRLSAFGAHRGAVFALGPVTLLAGPSGSGKSQVLAAYGALAALGAGATLEGAFPDPRGRIPDRALPDGQGRRGFRIGCTVDGPAGPVRLDLAVQAEPTLRIVGERLAVDGRILLATALRDPGRRSVQASWLTGGAVGVTRAPLPDDRLGTALLPLRVAGATAGQRQVLAAAEQVVVALRSVFPCDPMPERMRAPVPPGEGRLLGDCANLADVLRRTRHECGTRHALLAAAARTGCAGPVEGLDVRVPEQGPVTAVLDRGRAGPATELGRLGAGELRFLALSLVLLTGPGVLAMDPAAELLSAQQALTVLADGFDRDLDRRQSAELLRLALLSCGRGHVRLLAAVGEGAAEAARVTPGVAVVDLTP; translated from the coding sequence ATGGACGTCATCTTGGACTCGGACGCGCAGGCGGACCCCGCCCCCGCCCGGTTATCCGCCGCCGTCGCCGACGGCGCTCCCGCTGCGGCCGCCGCCGTGCACCAGCGGCCCGTCGTCACCGAGTTGCGGCTCTCCGCGTTCGGGGCGCACCGCGGCGCGGTCTTCGCGCTGGGGCCCGTGACCCTCCTCGCCGGGCCCAGCGGCAGCGGCAAGTCCCAGGTCCTGGCGGCCTACGGGGCGCTGGCCGCGCTCGGGGCCGGGGCCACCCTGGAAGGGGCGTTCCCCGATCCGCGGGGCCGGATCCCCGACCGGGCGCTGCCCGACGGGCAGGGGCGGCGCGGGTTCCGCATCGGCTGCACCGTCGACGGTCCCGCCGGGCCCGTCCGCCTCGACCTCGCCGTACAGGCCGAGCCCACGCTCCGGATCGTCGGCGAACGGCTCGCGGTGGACGGGCGGATCCTGCTCGCCACCGCCCTGCGCGATCCCGGCCGGCGCTCCGTGCAGGCCTCCTGGCTGACCGGCGGAGCCGTCGGCGTCACCCGGGCCCCGCTCCCCGACGACCGGCTCGGCACCGCCCTGCTCCCGCTGCGCGTCGCCGGCGCCACAGCCGGACAGCGACAGGTCCTGGCGGCCGCCGAGCAGGTGGTGGTGGCGCTGCGGTCGGTGTTCCCCTGCGACCCGATGCCCGAGCGGATGCGGGCGCCCGTCCCGCCGGGCGAGGGGCGGCTGCTCGGCGACTGCGCCAACCTGGCCGACGTCCTGCGCCGGACCCGCCACGAGTGCGGCACCCGCCACGCGCTGCTCGCCGCGGCCGCGCGGACCGGCTGCGCGGGCCCGGTGGAGGGGCTGGACGTACGGGTCCCCGAGCAGGGTCCGGTCACGGCGGTGCTGGACCGCGGCCGCGCCGGGCCCGCCACGGAACTGGGCCGGCTCGGCGCGGGCGAGCTCCGCTTCCTCGCGCTGTCGCTGGTCCTGCTGACCGGCCCGGGGGTGCTCGCCATGGACCCGGCCGCCGAGCTGCTCTCCGCCCAGCAGGCGCTGACCGTCCTCGCCGACGGCTTCGACCGCGATCTGGACCGGCGGCAGAGCGCCGAGCTGCTGCGGCTGGCCCTGCTGTCCTGCGGACGCGGCCACGTCCGCCTGCTGGCGGCGGTGGGGGAGGGGGCGGCCGAAGCCGCCCGCGTGACCCCGGGGGTGGCGGTGGTAGACCTGACGCCATGA
- a CDS encoding cell division protein SepF, which produces MSRYDVTDEQWEGLAQVVPLRSRNEWPSRVDHRTIPTAPGASAAEQRRFVVIRVQVFADAREVAEYLIAQIPVLLDLTGADGEVAKRILDFSSGVVFGLGSGMHRVDRNVFLLAPVGTEVEGIAAAAVPRS; this is translated from the coding sequence GTGAGCAGGTACGACGTCACGGACGAACAGTGGGAGGGGCTCGCGCAGGTGGTCCCCCTGCGCAGTCGCAACGAGTGGCCCTCCCGGGTGGACCACCGCACGATCCCCACCGCGCCGGGGGCGTCCGCGGCGGAACAGCGGCGCTTCGTCGTGATCCGGGTGCAGGTCTTCGCCGACGCGCGGGAGGTGGCCGAGTACCTGATCGCGCAGATCCCGGTGCTGCTCGACCTCACCGGCGCGGACGGCGAAGTGGCCAAGCGGATCCTCGACTTCAGCAGCGGCGTGGTCTTCGGACTGGGCTCGGGGATGCACCGGGTGGACCGGAACGTCTTCCTGCTGGCACCCGTCGGGACCGAGGTCGAGGGGATCGCGGCCGCCGCCGTCCCCCGATCGTAG
- a CDS encoding DUF2470 domain-containing protein, which produces MRMPGAAPATPAAGRPTDAERIRSVLAAAHSMTVVTDGLSSEVRHLDGSDPMGRLHLHPSEPGGECEYRPSIRLEFTDIAPTPARDRVRARVTITGRLLTPYTDEGADSTCMEFGRAVLETDEGRTCVGLEELDAARPDPLAPYEAGMLTHLLDDHAELVTLLLRLVRPLPATAVLRVLPLAMDRYGITLRLELHRGHQDVRLPFPSPLEDVEQSGVQIQALFSAARRRSHHNSLPA; this is translated from the coding sequence ATGCGCATGCCCGGTGCCGCCCCCGCCACCCCGGCCGCCGGCCGGCCCACCGATGCCGAGCGGATCCGGTCGGTCCTGGCCGCCGCCCACTCCATGACCGTGGTCACCGACGGGCTCAGCAGCGAGGTCCGCCACCTCGACGGATCGGACCCGATGGGCCGGCTGCACCTGCACCCGTCCGAGCCCGGCGGCGAGTGCGAGTACCGGCCCTCGATCCGGCTGGAGTTCACCGACATCGCCCCCACCCCCGCACGGGACCGGGTGCGCGCCCGCGTCACGATCACGGGCCGCCTGCTCACGCCCTACACGGACGAAGGCGCCGACTCCACCTGCATGGAATTCGGCCGGGCCGTACTGGAGACCGACGAGGGACGTACGTGCGTCGGCCTCGAAGAGCTCGACGCGGCTCGCCCCGACCCCCTCGCCCCGTACGAGGCCGGCATGCTCACCCATCTCCTCGACGACCACGCCGAGCTCGTGACGCTCCTCCTGCGCCTGGTCCGGCCGCTGCCCGCCACCGCGGTCCTGCGCGTGCTGCCGCTCGCCATGGACCGGTACGGGATCACCCTGCGCCTGGAGCTGCACCGCGGCCACCAGGACGTACGGCTGCCGTTCCCCTCCCCGCTGGAGGACGTCGAGCAGTCCGGGGTGCAGATCCAGGCCCTGTTCAGCGCGGCCCGACGGCGTTCGCACCACAACAGCCTGCCCGCCTGA
- a CDS encoding NADP-dependent oxidoreductase, with product MKAITYDAYGTTPDLKLVDVSPPKVGPGEVLVRVKAAGVNPVDWKLAAGYLDPILEVRHPVIPGWDVAGVVEAVGPDTFDHAVGDEVYGYVRKEWVELGTYAELVSAPVRTLARKPASLTFEQAAGIPLAGLTAYQSLTRAGLKAGETVVIHSAAGGTGSFGVQIAVALGLRVIGTAGAHNHDYLRSLGAEPVLYGEGLADRIRALAPEGVDAGLDFYGDGAVEILQSLVKERSRVVSIADYEAAAKGAHQLWVRPDTADLTFLAELADTGRLTVNVEHALPLAEAGKAWELSAAGRTRGKIVLTV from the coding sequence ATGAAGGCAATCACGTACGACGCATACGGAACCACCCCGGACCTCAAGCTCGTTGACGTAAGCCCGCCCAAGGTCGGCCCCGGCGAGGTGCTGGTCCGGGTCAAGGCGGCCGGCGTCAACCCGGTCGACTGGAAGCTCGCCGCCGGATACCTCGACCCCATCCTCGAAGTCCGCCACCCCGTCATACCCGGCTGGGACGTGGCCGGAGTCGTCGAGGCCGTGGGCCCCGACACCTTCGACCACGCCGTCGGCGACGAGGTGTACGGATACGTCCGCAAGGAATGGGTCGAGCTCGGCACCTACGCCGAACTCGTCTCGGCCCCCGTGCGGACCCTCGCCCGCAAGCCCGCTTCCCTGACCTTCGAGCAGGCCGCGGGCATCCCACTGGCCGGTCTCACCGCCTACCAGTCCCTCACCCGCGCGGGCCTCAAGGCCGGCGAGACCGTCGTCATCCACTCCGCGGCGGGCGGCACCGGCTCCTTCGGCGTCCAGATCGCCGTCGCGCTCGGCCTGCGCGTCATCGGCACGGCGGGCGCGCACAACCACGACTACCTGCGCTCGCTCGGCGCCGAGCCCGTCCTGTACGGGGAGGGCCTCGCGGACCGGATCCGCGCACTCGCCCCCGAGGGCGTCGACGCCGGGCTGGACTTCTACGGGGACGGCGCCGTGGAGATCCTCCAGTCGCTCGTCAAGGAGCGCTCCCGGGTGGTCTCCATCGCCGATTACGAGGCCGCCGCCAAGGGCGCGCACCAGCTGTGGGTGCGCCCGGACACCGCCGACCTGACGTTCCTGGCGGAGCTCGCCGACACGGGCCGGCTCACGGTCAACGTGGAACACGCGCTGCCGCTCGCCGAGGCCGGGAAGGCCTGGGAGCTCAGCGCGGCGGGCCGTACCCGCGGCAAGATCGTCCTCACGGTCTGA
- a CDS encoding LLM class flavin-dependent oxidoreductase, with translation MTAPRTLHLNAFLMNAGHHDAAWRHPDSSPERVTDLRYFQELARTAERGRLDSIFFADGLALWGKARYNALGGFEPLTLLSAIAAVTEHIGLIATVSTTFNEPFHLARKFASLDHISNGRAGWNIVTSGTVDEARNFGQDEHLEHSLRYERAREFLDVATKLWDSWEDDAIVLDKERGIYADTDKLHPAAHRGTYFGVAGPLNVPRSPQGHPLLVQAGSSEDGKEFAARYAEAVFTAQQTLADGQTFYKDLKSRLAKYGRTESDLLVLPGIAPVIGSTEAEAKALEQQLTDLQVPEYGLAQLSGMLGTDLTGLPLDGPLPELPEERDINGNKSRFTLVAELARRDGLSLRGLIARLGAGRGHRVFAGTPEQIADQLEEWFTQGAADGFNIMAPVLPTGLTDFVDHVVPILQRRGLFRTEYTGSTLRENYGLARPANRYAQAAS, from the coding sequence CCTGCGGTACTTCCAGGAGCTGGCGCGGACCGCCGAGCGCGGGCGGCTCGACTCGATCTTCTTCGCGGACGGGCTCGCGCTCTGGGGCAAGGCGCGCTACAACGCGCTCGGCGGTTTCGAACCGCTCACCCTGCTCTCCGCCATCGCCGCCGTCACCGAGCACATCGGGCTCATCGCCACCGTCTCCACCACCTTCAACGAGCCCTTCCACCTCGCCCGCAAGTTCGCCTCCCTCGACCACATCAGCAACGGCCGCGCCGGCTGGAACATCGTCACCTCCGGCACCGTGGACGAGGCCCGCAACTTCGGCCAGGACGAGCACCTCGAACACAGCCTCCGCTACGAGCGCGCCCGCGAGTTCCTCGACGTCGCCACCAAGCTCTGGGACAGCTGGGAGGACGACGCGATCGTCCTCGACAAGGAGCGCGGCATCTACGCCGACACCGACAAGCTCCACCCCGCCGCCCACCGGGGTACGTACTTCGGCGTCGCCGGCCCGCTCAACGTGCCCCGCTCCCCGCAGGGCCACCCGCTGCTCGTGCAGGCCGGATCCTCCGAGGACGGCAAGGAGTTCGCCGCCCGGTACGCCGAGGCCGTCTTCACCGCCCAGCAGACCCTCGCCGACGGGCAGACCTTCTACAAGGACCTCAAGTCGCGCCTGGCGAAGTACGGCCGGACCGAGTCCGACCTGCTCGTCCTGCCCGGCATCGCCCCCGTCATCGGTTCCACGGAGGCCGAGGCCAAGGCCCTGGAGCAGCAGCTCACCGACCTCCAGGTGCCGGAGTACGGGCTCGCCCAGCTCTCCGGCATGCTCGGCACCGACCTGACCGGCCTCCCCCTCGACGGTCCGCTGCCGGAGCTCCCCGAGGAGCGGGACATCAACGGCAACAAGAGCCGCTTCACCCTCGTCGCCGAACTGGCCCGCCGTGACGGCCTCAGCCTGCGCGGCCTGATCGCCCGCCTCGGCGCCGGCCGGGGCCACCGCGTCTTCGCCGGCACGCCCGAGCAGATCGCCGACCAGCTGGAGGAGTGGTTCACGCAGGGCGCCGCCGACGGGTTCAACATCATGGCGCCGGTGCTGCCGACCGGGCTCACCGACTTCGTCGACCACGTGGTGCCGATCCTCCAGCGGCGCGGTCTCTTCCGCACCGAGTACACGGGGTCGACCCTGCGCGAGAACTACGGCCTCGCCCGCCCGGCGAACCGGTACGCGCAGGCCGCCTCGTAG